A window of the Ignisphaera sp. genome harbors these coding sequences:
- a CDS encoding aminodeoxychorismate/anthranilate synthase component II — MVDVVLIIDNYDSFVYNIAQIVGELGAMPIVVRNDEISISAVERINPDRIIISPGPGSPEKAEDVGISTEVVRRFYRSIPILGVCLGHQVIGYAFGAKIRKARRIMHGKISTIKIVNRTNLFRGVPEVFKATRYNSLVVGSLPNNLVLDAISLDDGEIMAIHHIEYPVYGVQFHPESIGTEYGKVILRNFLDLV; from the coding sequence ATGGTGGACGTTGTTCTCATAATAGACAACTATGACAGCTTTGTCTATAACATTGCTCAGATAGTTGGAGAGCTTGGTGCAATGCCGATTGTTGTGAGAAACGATGAGATTTCGATTTCAGCTGTTGAGAGAATCAATCCCGATAGAATAATCATTTCTCCTGGCCCTGGGTCGCCGGAGAAGGCTGAGGATGTTGGGATTTCCACTGAAGTTGTTAGAAGATTCTATAGGAGTATTCCAATTCTAGGCGTTTGTCTGGGGCACCAGGTGATAGGCTATGCATTTGGCGCGAAGATTAGGAAGGCTAGAAGGATAATGCATGGAAAGATATCAACAATAAAGATTGTGAATAGGACAAACCTGTTTAGGGGTGTCCCAGAGGTTTTCAAGGCCACGAGATACAACAGCCTTGTGGTCGGCTCTCTACCAAACAACCTTGTTCTAGACGCCATATCTCTAGACGACGGCGAGATCATGGCTATTCACCACATAGAGTATCCAGTCTATGGGGTGCAGTTCCATCCAGAAAGCATTGGGACGGAGTATGGAAAGGTTATACTCAGAAACTTTCTGGATTTGGTGTAG
- a CDS encoding anthranilate synthase component I — protein sequence MKLGDVAGIEDVVKCLYEEEDVFAVYEDLTKSLYSIVAWGSRNTVSSSGSNALDEVVQALKNARKRDYLYPLDIGLIGYVSYDAVRLWERIPDIKPYPEEWPLIQMFEPINMAVYDHGKGVVYVDGDPSLLKICRSRRGDTNAVHKVSLYDSMLDGDKFVRAVEETLKYVRDGYAFQVVISRFQRYVYSGDLTQYYLNLRAINPSPYTYFIKFGDRALIGASPELLFSLRRGVVETYPIAGTRPRGRTEEEDKALEKELMESEKDRAEHLMLVDLARNDIGKVCEPGTVRVENLMYIEKYSHVQHIVSRVVGTLRKRFTAVDVLKAVLPAGTVSGAPKPFAMKLIEELEEYKRGPYAGSVGFFTTSGEATMAIAIRTAFVFRDLIRLQAGAGIVYDSNPYMELEETEHKLAALKKVLGIGGW from the coding sequence ATGAAGCTAGGCGATGTTGCTGGAATAGAGGATGTTGTTAAGTGTCTCTACGAGGAAGAGGATGTGTTTGCCGTGTACGAGGATCTGACAAAGAGTCTTTACAGCATTGTTGCATGGGGCTCTAGAAACACTGTGAGTAGTAGTGGCAGCAATGCTCTTGATGAGGTTGTGCAAGCTCTGAAAAATGCTAGGAAGAGGGATTATCTCTACCCACTGGACATAGGGTTGATAGGCTATGTAAGCTACGATGCTGTGAGGCTATGGGAGAGGATACCAGATATAAAGCCATATCCAGAGGAGTGGCCGCTAATCCAAATGTTTGAGCCGATTAACATGGCTGTGTATGACCATGGCAAAGGCGTTGTATATGTAGATGGAGATCCGAGTCTACTGAAGATCTGTAGAAGCAGAAGAGGAGACACAAACGCTGTACACAAGGTCAGTTTGTATGACTCTATGCTAGATGGAGACAAATTTGTTAGAGCTGTTGAAGAGACTCTAAAATATGTTAGAGACGGCTATGCGTTTCAAGTAGTTATATCGAGGTTCCAGAGATATGTCTACAGCGGCGATCTCACACAGTACTATTTGAATTTGAGAGCGATTAATCCATCGCCATACACATACTTCATAAAATTTGGTGACAGAGCACTGATTGGCGCTAGTCCAGAGCTTCTATTCTCTCTTAGGAGAGGGGTTGTCGAAACATATCCTATTGCGGGTACTAGGCCTAGGGGCAGAACAGAGGAGGAGGACAAGGCTCTTGAGAAAGAGCTTATGGAGTCTGAAAAGGATAGGGCTGAGCATCTAATGCTCGTCGACCTGGCTAGAAACGATATTGGAAAGGTTTGTGAGCCGGGGACTGTGAGGGTAGAGAACCTCATGTACATAGAGAAGTATAGCCATGTGCAGCACATAGTATCTCGTGTTGTGGGAACCCTAAGAAAGAGGTTTACAGCAGTTGATGTGCTGAAAGCTGTTCTGCCTGCGGGGACTGTGAGCGGAGCTCCAAAGCCATTTGCCATGAAACTGATTGAAGAGCTTGAGGAGTATAAGAGGGGGCCATATGCAGGCTCAGTAGGGTTCTTCACAACATCTGGAGAGGCCACAATGGCGATAGCGATAAGAACGGCGTTTGTGTTTAGAGACCTTATCAGGTTGCAGGCTGGTGCAGGCATTGTCTACGACTCCAACCCGTATATGGAGCTGGAGGAAACAGAGCACAAGCTGGCTGCTTTAAAGAAGGTTCTCGGCATAGGTGGTTGGTGA
- the trpD gene encoding anthranilate phosphoribosyltransferase, whose translation MSYNTALRRVVEGYSLSEEEARELATGIINGAIPDVIVSAILVALRMKGESPEEIVGFAKAMREKALRIEASHAIDVVGTGGDGIGTLNVSTATAILTSIVHPVAKHGNRAVSGRSGAADVLEALGYRIDVEPQQAAELLRKTGFVFLFAPRYHPAMKNVAPIRKALGIRTIFNVLGPLTNPGGTKRQVIGVFSNSFARTVAKAVRRLGYEHVVVVHGEPGMDEVSPAGKTHVYEVRGDKVEYYTVEPEDFGVSRISVERLIVSDPTESAVRILRASKGLDKYAEIFIKLNTAFALYVAHVVRDPRDGFEYADQLLPMLVNRIESLVKYNGDVRKFEELMRMIQ comes from the coding sequence ATGAGCTATAACACAGCTCTTAGAAGGGTTGTGGAAGGCTATAGCCTGTCTGAGGAAGAGGCTAGAGAGCTGGCAACAGGCATAATAAACGGTGCAATACCAGACGTCATCGTATCGGCTATTCTAGTCGCTTTGCGAATGAAGGGAGAGTCGCCTGAGGAGATCGTGGGGTTCGCCAAGGCTATGAGGGAAAAGGCTCTGAGGATAGAGGCTAGCCATGCAATAGATGTTGTTGGCACAGGTGGGGATGGGATCGGCACACTAAATGTTAGCACAGCCACAGCCATTCTAACATCAATTGTTCATCCAGTTGCCAAGCACGGGAATAGAGCTGTTAGCGGTAGAAGTGGTGCAGCAGATGTTCTAGAGGCTCTTGGCTATAGAATCGATGTAGAGCCTCAACAGGCTGCAGAGCTTCTAAGAAAAACGGGGTTTGTATTCCTATTCGCCCCTAGGTATCATCCGGCAATGAAAAATGTTGCGCCAATTAGAAAGGCGCTGGGGATTAGAACGATATTCAATGTTCTTGGCCCCTTGACCAACCCCGGTGGCACTAAGAGACAGGTTATAGGTGTGTTCTCAAACAGCTTTGCAAGGACTGTTGCTAAAGCTGTTCGAAGGCTGGGCTACGAACATGTTGTGGTGGTACATGGAGAGCCTGGGATGGATGAGGTTAGCCCGGCTGGGAAGACACATGTATACGAGGTTAGAGGAGACAAGGTGGAGTACTACACTGTTGAGCCAGAGGACTTCGGTGTTAGCAGAATATCGGTGGAGAGGCTAATTGTGTCAGATCCCACAGAATCTGCTGTAAGGATATTGAGGGCTTCGAAAGGTCTTGACAAATATGCTGAGATTTTCATAAAGCTGAACACGGCATTCGCTCTATATGTAGCACATGTTGTTAGAGATCCTAGAGACGGTTTTGAGTATGCAGATCAGCTTTTGCCGATGCTAGTAAATAGGATTGAAAGTCTCGTAAAATACAATGGGGATGTACGGAAATTCGAGGAGCTGATGAGGATGATACAATGA
- the trpA gene encoding tryptophan synthase subunit alpha — MKRILVAYTTLGYPSKERFLEFVSKAGKFGVDYLEIGIPPSFAKYDGPAIRRSYEHVKKLGIDTREALRAVAKNASAPIIALTYLDDYATVLNRFAEELSSIGIEYLLLPDLLIDYLDSYKEVLETLRACGVKPTLFVSSSMPDRLIEEVSKHSEPFLYLGIRPATGIPIPVDPVVVVRRVRKLVDNTLVVGFGLSIDDIANAVNAGADGIAVGTAIIEAIERGGIEEAFKLLTKLRGVLNEL; from the coding sequence ATGAAGAGGATACTCGTAGCTTATACCACACTTGGCTATCCATCAAAAGAGAGGTTCCTAGAGTTTGTTTCAAAGGCTGGGAAATTTGGCGTAGACTATCTAGAGATTGGCATACCCCCAAGCTTTGCAAAATATGATGGGCCTGCTATTAGGAGAAGCTATGAACATGTCAAGAAACTTGGCATAGACACTAGAGAAGCTCTTAGGGCTGTAGCTAAAAATGCTAGTGCACCCATTATAGCATTGACCTATCTAGACGACTATGCAACTGTGCTAAACAGATTTGCTGAAGAGTTGAGCAGTATCGGTATAGAGTATCTTCTTCTGCCAGATCTGCTAATAGACTATCTAGACTCCTACAAAGAGGTTCTAGAGACTCTTAGAGCCTGTGGTGTGAAGCCCACACTATTTGTATCGTCTTCAATGCCCGATAGACTCATAGAGGAGGTTTCGAAGCATTCAGAGCCGTTTCTATACCTCGGCATAAGACCGGCTACAGGTATTCCGATTCCCGTTGACCCTGTTGTCGTGGTCAGAAGGGTTAGAAAACTTGTTGACAACACTCTCGTTGTCGGCTTTGGGCTATCTATAGACGACATAGCTAATGCTGTGAACGCTGGGGCAGACGGTATTGCTGTTGGGACGGCGATTATAGAGGCTATTGAGAGGGGTGGTATTGAGGAGGCATTCAAGTTGTTGACCAAGCTTAGAGGTGTCCTCAATGAGCTATAA
- a CDS encoding TrpB-like pyridoxal phosphate-dependent enzyme: MVNNLDLIKYRDEILPKYWYNIIPDLPKPLPPPMDPKDGFSRIELLQKILPREVLRQQFTVDRFISIPDELLEKYTIVGRPTPIFRAIGLEKYLDTPARIYFKYEGALPTGSHKINTAIAQVYYAYSDGVEGVTTETGAGQWGSAVALSASLYGLKSFVFMVRVSYEHKPGRRGLMEFYGAEVIPSPSNLTRFGSELLKKDPSNPGSLGIAISEAIEYALDHGYKYVMGSVMDVVLLHQSVIGLEAMKQMEIIGEEPDVIVGCVGGGSNFAGLAYPFIGLRGKGKRFVAVGSAEVPKFSKGVYRYDYPDAAGILPMLKMITLGKDFVPPPIYSGGLRYHGLAPSLSLLVKEGVVEWVEYREPEIYRAAAIFARTQGIVPAPESAHAVKAVIDIALEAKKRNEKTVILFNMSGHGLLDIDNYRSMMMRYGRL, encoded by the coding sequence ATGGTAAATAACCTAGATCTTATAAAATATAGAGATGAGATTCTACCAAAGTATTGGTATAACATAATCCCTGATTTGCCAAAGCCGTTGCCGCCTCCGATGGATCCAAAAGACGGGTTCTCAAGAATAGAACTGTTGCAGAAGATACTGCCGAGAGAGGTTCTCAGACAGCAGTTCACTGTCGACAGATTCATTAGCATTCCTGATGAGCTTCTAGAGAAGTACACTATAGTTGGTAGGCCAACACCGATCTTCAGGGCTATTGGTCTAGAAAAGTATTTGGATACCCCGGCGAGGATCTACTTCAAGTATGAGGGGGCTCTTCCAACAGGCTCTCACAAGATAAATACTGCTATTGCACAGGTTTACTATGCTTATAGCGATGGTGTAGAGGGGGTTACTACAGAGACTGGCGCTGGTCAGTGGGGGTCTGCTGTAGCTCTTTCAGCGTCTCTCTATGGGCTAAAGTCATTTGTGTTTATGGTGAGGGTTAGCTATGAGCATAAGCCCGGTAGAAGGGGTCTTATGGAGTTCTACGGCGCTGAGGTGATTCCAAGCCCATCTAATTTAACTAGATTTGGGTCTGAGTTGCTTAAGAAGGATCCCAGCAACCCTGGTTCGCTTGGCATAGCCATTAGCGAGGCTATAGAGTATGCCCTTGACCACGGCTATAAATATGTCATGGGAAGTGTGATGGATGTTGTCCTACTGCATCAAAGTGTCATAGGGCTAGAGGCTATGAAGCAGATGGAGATCATTGGTGAGGAGCCAGATGTTATAGTTGGTTGTGTTGGTGGTGGAAGCAATTTTGCTGGCCTTGCCTATCCGTTCATAGGTCTTAGGGGGAAGGGGAAAAGATTTGTTGCTGTAGGCTCGGCGGAGGTTCCAAAGTTTAGCAAGGGTGTGTACAGATATGACTACCCAGACGCTGCCGGCATTCTGCCAATGCTGAAGATGATAACACTTGGGAAAGACTTTGTCCCACCACCTATATACTCTGGTGGCCTGAGATACCACGGTCTCGCACCATCGCTTAGTCTGCTGGTTAAGGAGGGTGTTGTCGAGTGGGTTGAGTATAGAGAGCCAGAGATATACAGGGCTGCAGCAATATTTGCTAGAACACAGGGGATTGTGCCAGCACCAGAGTCTGCACATGCTGTAAAGGCTGTTATAGACATTGCTCTAGAGGCTAAGAAAAGGAATGAGAAGACTGTGATACTATTCAATATGAGTGGCCATGGACTGCTCGACATAGACAACTACAGGTCTATGATGATGAGGTATGGAAGGCTGTAG